Proteins from a genomic interval of Trichoderma breve strain T069 chromosome 2, whole genome shotgun sequence:
- a CDS encoding fungal specific transcription factor domain-containing protein: MASNDPSIRRILPQDSQNAQSVGMNSYTFAPQQYPQRETQKNYVFVDEHNRHKRLKVMRACEGCRRRKIKCDAATTNTWPCSACIRLKLHCVRPNGYDGATDSTTYEAFVPPTNQFQQMGMPSHQQGQASLKSEQDVYAPQAGYPDAASASFQTLPYDASQPQHNLHYTTVPPQMSMVDQHVAPQDAFPTPPMQQSSQPGSSPGAYSADSYQQQDLADLLGGLKMNEIGTAPYLRNKASFRREEPAVEDDDDLDLPPISIGPGHRIRIPPELMPDDGTAIHYFDLYFTHVHPYVPVLNRSMFYRQWATARESISPLILEALFAIGGRLADEPAQGQQWLALASRHADAFMDVPRLSTLQALLMILKAREAAPKRGYYYRSWMTVVQCVQMAKDLGLEEHYEEHQAGRPCEYSPTDCQLRTRIWQTVFVCEVMVGTPQGRYNLAVDIDSVDFNVPKPIPGGDDAEYHVSRNFTYFARNVRNIARITSIYVRLRKRKDWGVDPEFQQMDQHFNAFLAELPADLSVTFPPDGSAPWLPSPFLGNLHSYYYLTLILFHRPQLSFLDPTTQEAQWKHHMMICYNSARALCRLQEAVVNSFGTMGLQCMQRGFSFTVYAGLSCIVLHLVAIVSPDPDLHTDAREFFTRHMRIMEKVMEAWPMPELQRQIDAVREAFSADVRKPFVLKPSFPYGSPHPSHSASPPGYRGMQRAGSMEQALDSSGNQTVSYISHPISPPISTGGLDSKSDSPSAQSLVMMPQAVGPGISPNMALPEQPAWNPARIFEQWNTTFGAPEVPTLEDIQAVNSSLPSGSQHSISPHQYVAAPVPNFVTPAMWQESVASVYEGGLKRGWDYDGTQPAMKRR, encoded by the exons ATGGCCTCTAATGACCCTTCCATTCGTCGCATTCTGCCGCAGGACTCCCAGAACGCCCAGAGCGTCGGCATGAACAGCTATACTTTTGCGCCTCAGCAATACCCCCAGAGGGAAACTCAGAAGA ACTATGTCTTCGTTGACGAGCACAACCGTCATAAGCGGCTCAAAG TCATGAGAGCCTGCGAAGGCTGCCGGAGAAGAAAGATCAAGTGCGATGCGGCCACCACGAACACTTGGCCTTGCAGTGCCTGCATTCGCCTCAAGCTTCACTGCGTCCGCCCAAATGGATATGATGGCGCAACTGATTCGACGACCTACGAGGCTTTTGTCCCGCCGACGAACCAATTCCAACAAATGGGAATGCCATCCCACCAGCAGGGACAAGCTTCCCTCAAATCCGAACAAGACGTCTATGCGCCGCAGGCCGGCTATCCCGACGcagcttcggcttctttcCAAACTCTTCCCTACGATGCTTCACAGCCCCAGCACAATCTTCACTACACTACGGTCCCCCCGCAAATGTCCATGGTAGATCAGCATGTCGCCCCTCAGGATGCATTCCCAACGCCTCCCATGCAACAGTCGTCGCAGCCGGGCTCATCACCAGGTGCATATTCCGCCGACTCTTACCAGCAGCAGGATTTAGCGGATCTCTTGGGCGGCCTCAAGATGAATGAGATCGGAACAG CGCCATATCTAAGGAACAAGGCCTCTTTCAGACGTGAGGAACCGGCAgttgaggatgatgatgacctggATCTACCCCCCATCTCGATCGGCCCAGGGCACAGGATTCGCATCCCTCCAGAATTGATGCCGGATGATGGAACTGCGATTCACTATTTCGACCTCTACTTCACCCACGTTCATCCTTACGTCCCGGTGCTCAACCGATCAATGTTTTACCGCCAATGGGCTACTGCCAGGGAATCAATTTCCCCGTTAATCCTCGAAGCTCTGTTCGCTATTGGAGGGCGGCTAGCAGATGAACCAGCACAGGGCCAACAATGGCTGGCGCTAGCATCAA GACATGCAGATGCTTTCATGGATGTTCCTCGCCTAAGCACACTGCAGGCACTTTTGATGATTCTCAAGGCCAGAGAAGCCGCACCGAAGCGAGGTTACTACTACCGCTCATGGATGACCGTTGTTCAATGCGTTCAAATGGCCAAGGATCTTGGTTTAGAAGAGCATTACGAGGAGCACCAGGCGGGTCGGCCTTGCGAATATAGCCCGACGGATTGCCAGCTGCGAACTCGAATCTGGCAGACAGTCTTTGTTTGCGAAGTCATGGTGGGAACTCCACAAGGTCGCTACAACTTGGCTGTCGACATTGATTCTGTAGACTTCAACGTTCCAAAACCAATCCCCGGTGGAGACGATGCCGAATACCACGTATCGCGCAACTTCACCTACTTTGCTCGCAATGTGCGAAATATTGCCAGGATAACCAGCATTTATGTGCGCCTTAGGAAGAGAAAGGATTGGGGAGTCGACCCCGAGTTTCAGCAAATGGACCAGCACTTCAACGCCTTCTTGGCAGAACTTCCTGCTGACCTTAGCGTTACGTTTCCTCCGGACGGCTCAGCGCCCTGGCTACCGTCGCCGTTCCTTGGCAACCTGCACTCATATTACTATCTGACCCTGATCTTATTCCACCGACCTCAGCTGTCATTCCTGGACCCGACTACCCAGGAAGCTCAATGGAAGCATCACATGATGATTTGCTACAATTCGGCTCGTGCTCTCTGCCGTcttcaagaagctgttgTCAACTCATTTGGAACCATGGGGCTACAGTGCATGCAGCGCGGCTTCAGTTTCACTGTCTACGCTGGGCTCTCATGCATTGTGCTTCATCTA GTCGCGATTGTCTCTCCAGACCCCGATCTCCACACCGATGCGCGAGAATTCTTTACCCGCCACATGAGAATCATGGAAAAGGTGATGGAGGCGTGGCCAATGCCAGAGTTGCAGCGACAGATCGACGCCGTCCGGGAGGCTTTTTCAGCTGACGTTAGGAAGCCTTTTGTTCTGAAGCCCTCTTTCCCCTACGGAAGccctcatccatctcatagTGCTAGTCCCCCGGGATATCGCGGCATGCAACGCGCTGGCTCCATGGAACAAGCACTGGATTCGAGCGGCAATCAAACAGTCAGTTACATAAGCCATCCCATATCACCTCCAATTTCTACCGGCGGTCTGGACAGTAAGAGTGACTCCCCATCTGCACAGTCGCTCGTTATGATGCCGCAGGCAGTCGGCCCCGGCATTTCACCGAACATGGCCCTGCCAGAGCAGCCAGCTTGGAACCCGGCTAGGATTTTTGA ACAATGGAACACCACATTTG GTGCACCCGAAGTCCCTACACTTGAAGACATTCAAGCTGTAAACTCCTCGCTGCCGTCCGGCTCACAACACAGCATTTCCCCACATCAATATGTGGCTGCGCCTGTGCCGAATTTCGTCACGCCCGCGATGTGGCAGGAGTCTGTGGCCAGCGTATACGAAGGCGGTCTCAAACGTGGATGGGATTACGACGGGACCCAACCGGCAATGAAGCGCCGCTAG